In Choloepus didactylus isolate mChoDid1 chromosome 6, mChoDid1.pri, whole genome shotgun sequence, one DNA window encodes the following:
- the FAM111A gene encoding protein FAM111A, translating into MNMSSRKCTTDENNTWAQGSNSPKENLKDRTMAANKTIEITLDVNRRKDKNMKYQIVHNERDSLYVALISCKAVKDEIERQQDKAMLVYGKEGIQGYVNLGMPLSCIPDKSHLVISFFQSLSEQKDNNQVFRQHDMTSTDYVKFYIHAIGKRGNKIVKYKKLQQQGHKLCLYAFKGETIKEAVCKDGRFLPFLENTAWKLIKNLDTILECTLPVDDLEGNLFEVEIEERSRSRAATPQNLESEERKTHLVKTYIVDQYPSLRRESEKIKEHFKKEMNKSVFDSHRVNFGKLTKNSTLVKVHKLLSHLSNSVGYISWDNNGIGGCATCFVLRGLFIFTCRHVINDIVGEGIELSKWADIISQCAKVTFAYEESKEKEKNCFFIEPWFEIADATLDYAVLKLKGSKQKVPLGLYENIGPVPRSGLIYIIGHPDGEAKSTDACSIIPLGQREVKYQEYFQATEAESYHGHVPYIHMYTQRSFQELALNPSVITYDTTFYFGASGSPVFDSKGRLVAMHMAGFDYDYKKLHSIIEFGSTMDAILIDIKQKYSMWYEKVCVSQQDVDMVSDED; encoded by the coding sequence ATGAACATGAGCTCTAGAAAATGTACAACAGATGAAAATAACACCTGGGCTCAAGGATCTAATTCACCCAAGGAAAATCTAAAAGACCGGACTATGGCTGcaaataagacaattgaaattaccTTAGATGTAAACCGCAGGAAAGACAAAAACATGAAATATCAGATTGTACATAATGAGAGGGATAGTTTATATGTGGCTCTCATCTCTTGTAAGGCTGTCAAAGATGAGATAGAACGTCAGCAAGACAAAGCAATGCTGGTGTATGGGAAGGAAGGAATTCAAGGGTACGTAAACCTTGGAATGCCCCTCAGTTGTATTCCTGACAAATCTCACTTGgtaatttcatttttccaaagTTTAAGTGAGCAGAAAGACAATAACCAGGTATTTCGCCAGCATGACATGACATCTACTGACTatgtaaaattttatattcatgCAATTGGGAAGAGGGGAAACAAGATTGTTAAGTACAAGAAACTTCAGCAACAAGGGCACAAACTCTGTCTCTATGCTTTCAAAGGAGAAACTATCAAGGAAGCTGTGTGCAAGGATGGCagatttcttccctttctggagaATACTGCTTGGAAACTCATTAAAAACCTGGACACCATTTTAGAATGTACACTGCCAGTTGACGACTTAGAGGGAAACCTCTTTGAGGTAGAGATTGAAGAAAGAAGTAGGTCCAGGGCAGCAACCCCTCAGAATCTGgaatcagaagaaagaaaaacccacCTAGTGAAAACATATATTGTGGACCAGTACCCCAGTTTGAGAAGAGAGAgtgaaaaaatcaaagaacacTTCAAGAAGGAAATGAACAAGTCAGTGTTTGATTCGCATAGAGTAAACTTTGGTAAACTGACAAAAAACTCTACTCTGGTTAAAGTGCACAAGCTTCTTTCTCATCTCAGTAATTCAGTCGGGTATATATCCTGGGACAACAATGGTATAGGGGGTTGTGCCACCTGCTTTGTTCTTAGAGGATTGTTCATTTTCACTTGTAGGCATGTAATAAATGACATTGTGGGTGAAGGAATAGAGCTAAGTAAGTGGGCAGACATAATTAGTCAATGTGCCAAGGTGACATTTGCTTATGAAGAgtccaaagaaaaagagaagaactgtTTTTTCATTGAACCTTGGTTTGAAATAGCTGATGCAACTCTTGATTATGCTGTTCTGAAACTGAAGGGAAGTAAACAAAAAGTGCCTTTGGGACTATATGAGAATATTGGTCCTGTACCACGTAGTGGGTTGATATATATCATTGGCCACCCAGATGGAGAGGCAAAGTCTACTGATGCTTGTAGTATTATCCCTCTGGGTCAGCGAGAAGTGAAATATCAGGAATATTTTCAGGCTACAGAAGCAGAAAGTTACCATGGTCATGTGCCATATATCCATATGTATACTCAAAGAAGTTTCCAGGAACTAGCTCTTAACCCTAGTGTGATTACCTATGACACCACTTTTTACTTTGGGGCCTCTGGCTCCCCAGTGTTTGATTCAAAAGGTCGTTTGGTGGCTATGCATATGGCTGGCTTCGATTATGACTACAAAAAGTTGCATAGCATCATTGAGTTTGGCTCTACAATGGACGCCATCCTCATTGATATTAAACAAAAGTATAGCATGTGGTATGAAAAAGTGTGTGTAAGCCAGCAGGATGTAGACATGGTGAGTGATGAAGATTGA